The stretch of DNA CATTAAACACGAATTAATTACATAACGGATAGATAATGCCCATCGCGATATCTGCCCAAGATATTAATTTTCCCTGTATAATAGCTAATTCAGAGCCATAACAATCCGCAGTCCAACGAGAATTAGAGAAGACTAAGCCACAAGGCAAGCCCTCTCCTCACATGCCTAACTCATATAAATAGAGGTCAAAGAGCATGCCTGAGGTAACTTTTGAATGTCCTAAAACTCGAAACACTCTAAAACCTtatactgacttaggcatcgaaggTGTCCCCCAACACACTGAGCCCCAACTACCTTCTAATTGCAAGTTACTGAAAGTCGTTGGCAAAGATGCAAAACACGTTCATAATAACATGCATTTAAAGCACTTTTAAAGTTACTTATGGTGGGTTTTTATAAATGTAGCATTATCTATAAGAACTTTTCAATAAAAGCTTCAATTTGGTTTTTTgttaaaagtgagtttttagctttttttttagGTGCTTAAagcactttttataaatttactaaacatattatttttttctttaaaagagctTTTAGGCCGGGTACTCTATTTAGGTTTTTTGCCGTCCGGGAAGCTCCTGTGGATTGGTTACTCCAGACGGCGTTTTTCCATGATGGGCTCATCTTTTCAATTAAAAGCACCTTTTAAATCTCTAGATCAAACCCAAACGTGCACTTAATATTCACCGACTTCAGGACTAACTCAATTAGGGGAGCCTTATGTCCCCATGGCAAAAACGTATGATTCTACATCACCATATAACACCAAATCTTGATCTGCAGGATGCGAGTACTCGAGGGGATAGCTGTTTACACCGAAATCAAAAGAACGTTGGACTTTACAAGTAAAACACTAAGGACTTGCACTCCAGTACTAATATTTAAGATGAGCAGCACAATTCAAGTACATTGGAAGCTGAAGAAAAAGAGATTTGTAGACCTCAGGTAGTTGATAGAAAACACCTGATTGCGTATGCTTTGGATTAATAGGATTATCAACACCTTATTTAAATCGTTAACCATTTCTACTCTTTCATGCAATTATTTTTGTCTCTCCCCCCACCCGGGGCAAACCCACTTCTCTCCGAACAGAGAGTGCTATCAACCCTCTTGACTTAAGAGCACTGACAGCACTGATTATTGTTCAACTCGTTCAATCAATTGGAATGGTGAAGAAAAGGTATGAAATGCTGTCCTTTGCATTTGAACGCACCAGAAAATACAGCTCTGAGTTCCACTTCATTTGTATTATTAAGCAGACCCAATACTGGTCCAGTACTGGCTCGATCAAAATAGTAATATCACCACTCTCATCCAatcttaaattaataaatacaatGATTTCAAGCCATTTAAATCAAAGCAAACACTAGTTAAATAGATAAACACAATCAAATCACATAGTTGATACATTCATGACAGAAACAATTTGGGAGACTTTAGAGAACAGCCATTTCCATTCTACATCTTTTATACTCGCatataaattacaatttacTGAGCAACATATAAAACACAATATCACAGAAAATTGAAAGCTAGGCAAACAGAACCTGAGAGCTTGAAGGTGTCAAGTCAGAGAAACTTTCAGGTGCCTCCACAACCTTCCATTGAACAAAAAACCTCCACTTTTTATTGTGAGTGCCTTTTTGGTTGAGCCTTGAGATACTACCCACAGCAACATAAAGGTTCCGACCCACAACATAGATTCTGCAATCATTCACATTCACAGCAAAAGGTTTGCATATTTGCTCTGGTAAAGGAGGCCCTTCTATTGTTTCCCATGAATCAGTATCCGCATCATAAACCTTCAGTTTCATCCTTTCAAGATCTGAAACCACAAACAAGTGCCCAAAAACAACCACACTTGAACCAGTCCAGCCTTCTCTCAGCCCAACAGCCATACTCTCCCAGTTATTTGTTCTAGGGTCATAAACCTGACCCCTGGGAGAGACATAGAAAGGCCATAACCAGCCTTCTGTCACAAGAAGTTTCCCGTTTAGAACTGCTGCATCATAAGAGGCCATATTGGTTCCCATGCTTGCAATGGGATGCCAAATTCCCTTAACGGGATCCATAACCTCAGCTGAGTCAAGCTCAGAAAGATCTGTGCTGTTTCCTCCAGCCACATAAATCATTCCATCAATCAGTCCGCTTGCAAAAAATGATCTAGCAGTCATCATCTGATTCATCACAGTCCAACGGTTCTTCTGCATCTCATATTTCAGAACCAAGTCAAGGGGGCAATCAACATCAGAAACCATACCCCCACACACAAAGAAGACACCCTCATGGGGGATGGAAACACACCTAAATCCATGGGGATAAACCTTGTCCTTGCAGGGCATTGCTGGGATAGAGTGCCAAGAGAAATGAGTAAGATCAAGAACTTGCCACTGAATCTTCCCAGTGCACCTGTGGAAAGCAAAGACAAAGAGCCAAGGGTCTTTGAAGCCTAGTTCATTTCTTCGGGTGAAAAACCGTTCTTTACTACCAAGCAATAGATGCCATCGCTTGCAGACAACTTTGCAGGCTGCATGGCTCTGGACTGGAAGACGGAGAAGACAGTTGAAGGCAAGATCATCAGGGAGGCCTGGAATGAGGGGTTCTCCCTTGAGCATTAACTCTATATCTGTTGAAGGACTTAACAAGGAAGAATGGATTACTGCTAACCTAAATTTTGGTGATAATGTTATTTGGGAATCCCCTAGTTTGTGTACAGGTGCCTGCTGGGAAGACAATCGGACATGTTGCATCTTCGTCTCTCATGCAAAATATCTACAcccttgaaaaaaaatgaagcggCTCTTGTTCCAATACACAGCTCCTTGTCTATGTCATCCCACCAGATGATTGTTATTTACAAACCACATCTAAAAGATCCACATCTCAATCCAGACTAATGCTACCATTCCAAATTAGTCATTACTCGCTCTTCAACAACTTCAGTACAAAATAGGTATTCCCAAATCAAGAAGTACGCTAAATTGAAGCACCAATGGATTGTCCAAAATATCTTCATGACAATTAGTGCAGAATATAAAATTCACAGAAAACCCATTCTATACCCGAATTCAAATCCATATGCACAAAAGAGTCAAGTTTCCATGGGATTATGTTCACCCACTGCTCTTAGGATCACTATCGCTTATCAATATACCGACCGAGTGTTCTATTTGCAAGGAACTACAAAGGCAACCAAAACCAGAAAACAGTGATCCAGAACAGCAAAATTCTCGGTTATTTCTTCTTTAGCGATATAGAACCGAAGACTCACAACAATTCAGTTTTCAGATCAGAAAGAAATGCCCATTTTTACGGTCTTCACAGACTGATCATTCAGGAAACCAACCAAACCCAGAATACATATTGCAACATAACTTGGAAACTAACAATCGACATAGCAGAAGCAACGAGAATACATGAGAAAGCTAATATAACAACTTACAAGGGAGACACTGCTGGAATATCGTTACAAAGATGGTGACTATGATGAGATCTAGACAGCTCCGGTTTTGGACTAGAGAGTGATGACCTATGCCAAGACTAGTTTTTTCTCGAAGAGAGATCGTGATGGAGAAAATCTGTATGATATCTTGTATTAGAAAAATGCTAGAAAGCACGCCGAtcatcttaaaattcatatctACCATGTTAAAAAAGCACTTTCACTAATAAGGAATACGTGCCTTGCACGTAAGCTCTTATcgcgcgtgtatatatatatatattatgtgaaaGTGCATTTTTAACATGGTagatatgaattttaagatgtATATCAATTAAAACAACACGCGATAAATGTAAAGATAATCTTAAAtctatgcaaaaaaaaaatgtaaaattattataaatgtatttttaaaaaaataaagaaaacaaaaaatgtaaaattattgaacatatgacaaatttaatatttaaaattaactaattatattgaaatcataatagGATATTTATTGATCCACTTATTATAAGACCAattagtgagaagtgttgagaagtgttgagaatgtttgtaaatagtaatgaaaaagtaataataaaatattaaatattagtaaaaagtagatgaaaagtaatgaatagtagaaaaatagtaaaaaataataataaaataaataatagtaaaaagtagatgaaaagtaatgaatagtactctcacttgccaaacacacCCTAATCAATACACGTGCATGTATGCAtcctaattaaattaatggtgTGTAAATTTTAAGCAGTTTCATAAGATCAACTACATAAATGAAAATCCACCTAGATTGTGAGACACCAACCAGTGTGccttaatattataaaatgaaaaataaaaaaaaaataaaaaagactttttCGTTTGAGAATTGGCatgcagtatttttttttttttttttttgtgcattttgagAGGGAGGAGGAAAGTAATAGTAAACGAAGGTGTTTGGGCCATGTCACTTTCTAATACCTTACTCGTGTGATTGAATTCATTTTTTGAGATACAAATGTTTTATCTcttagatagtgaaatgagataaaacggttttaaatgaaatttaaaaattgaataaaatattattagattattatgttttaatattattattgttttgagatttgaaaatgttaaattttttattatattttgtgtgaaaatttaaaaaaattgtaatgatgagatgagataaaatgaaatcgTTTATGTATTCAAACGGAGCCTCTGTGTGTGTATACCTATTAAGAGTGTTATGTAATTTGgatcaaaatgagaaaataaagacCAAGAATGTTAGATGATAAACTTGGCGATTGGTTTATCTATCCATTAAGGAGAATACAATCATCTAAACTTCTTAGGATAATTTTAAGAGGGAGGTTAAAAATGCCCAATtcgttattttcaaattaagtCTCTTATAATGCATTCACTTAATTATATGGTCAAATAATAAGACATAACTAATTGGCTCCAAATACGACGTATCATTTTAAAAACCATTACTTATTAggttaaattatgttaaaaaatagaaagaatcataatcatgaaaaatgacatttacaGTTTTAAGGTATATAAATTtcactctttaaaaaaaaattgaataaatatgagatccaaattaaaaaaatattaattttttaatggtaaaaCACTCTTTCCAAGTGTACGAAACTTACACATTTTAagactgtatttaacattactgaATTATAATTTGTACATATCTGAACTGTTATGCCTATAAACTTTGTTACATGCTTTCATCTCATAACTATACTTGCCTCCTTTTATTCTCCACCAACCCTTACAAAGGAACCTATTTTTACTTGGCACATGGGCACCAAGTTTGATCCAAAATAATCAGGGTTTTGCCTTTGAATAACAATCATATCACCAGAATATCACAATGTTAACAAATGTGCCATATGTTATGCAGAAAAATACGAGATGTTCTTGTCATGCCTAGCAAAATCAGCTGAGCAGGAAACTGCTAGGTATTTAGCTCAATAAACTTACTGTTTTATATAAAGGTACATATTTTTAAGGAAAGGCAAAAATTGATAAGCAGTTAGTAATATtctggatgatgagtagcattcgGGTGTGCTGCTCTACCAGTAGAATTTTTTGATTTCTCATATAACACAGAAGCCAGCTGCCCAAGACATCTCATCTCACCAGTCTTTTCGACTTCTGCTTGGATGTTCACCAATCAGATTACCAGATGCAAAGAAAGACCATCTTCTGGTTTCATATGTTTCTTTCAGTATTTACACCATCCATGGAACTATGATCTGTCTGCAGTGTCTCCAAGCTGAAGCAATGCAATAGATTCTGAAAAACAGGTTTGCTCCACATCTTTAAAAGCCACAAGTTTATCAACAAGAACCTCCAAATTGGCAGGCAACTCCTGAAAAATACTCAAAGCAATAACACAGCCAGAAGCAGCTTGATCAAATTCTTGCCACAAAAATAAGCTTccaacaactaaaaaaaatcttgggGAGGTTTCAGCAATAACAAAGTTGCCACTTGCTATTAAAAGAAAACTCAAATGTGGAACATTGACTTGCAGCACTTTGTTTACCATGGATTCTGAGCAAGTACTCTATTTTACAATGACGCTGTGTTAAAAGTGAGGAGGTCACCTTTCTGAAATTGATATTATTATCCCGTTGCCATGACTAGTTTTTGCaatacatttaatatcacatgCCTTCATAGGTTTAACTTTTGAGAAAACTGTGAATTTCAAAAATCAACATATTCAGATGTTGGTATTCTAGAAACAGAGGATGATAGATGATAAGAGGTCTCTACAGGCAAAAATATATAAGGGCAAACTATTTGAATTACTACATTATGTATAACCAAAACATGTAAGAATCCAGTATGACCAAAGAATCTGATGCCAGCAAATCATATATACAACCAAAAGGATTTATAACCAAAACAGATCTGTTTATCTCAGAACCTGACATATTTAACAAAGTGCATTTATCTATCTTAGTGCACTTATTCGCTGATTATTATTCTCTAATAATACAGTAATAACTCTGCCCAAGCAGTTGGATCTATATTAACCACCATAAAACATAACACAAGACGGAATATCCCAATATTAAAATGGAATGGCAGTAAAGGAAACCAG from Juglans regia cultivar Chandler chromosome 4, Walnut 2.0, whole genome shotgun sequence encodes:
- the LOC108990184 gene encoding F-box/kelch-repeat protein At1g30090-like — encoded protein: MQHVRLSSQQAPVHKLGDSQITLSPKFRLAVIHSSLLSPSTDIELMLKGEPLIPGLPDDLAFNCLLRLPVQSHAACKVVCKRWHLLLGSKERFFTRRNELGFKDPWLFVFAFHRCTGKIQWQVLDLTHFSWHSIPAMPCKDKVYPHGFRCVSIPHEGVFFVCGGMVSDVDCPLDLVLKYEMQKNRWTVMNQMMTARSFFASGLIDGMIYVAGGNSTDLSELDSAEVMDPVKGIWHPIASMGTNMASYDAAVLNGKLLVTEGWLWPFYVSPRGQVYDPRTNNWESMAVGLREGWTGSSVVVFGHLFVVSDLERMKLKVYDADTDSWETIEGPPLPEQICKPFAVNVNDCRIYVVGRNLYVAVGSISRLNQKGTHNKKWRFFVQWKVVEAPESFSDLTPSSSQVLFA